A genomic window from Cotesia glomerata isolate CgM1 linkage group LG7, MPM_Cglom_v2.3, whole genome shotgun sequence includes:
- the LOC123268337 gene encoding uncharacterized protein LOC123268337, protein MSDHDNLESESDQPPAKKAKSHYDTLSSHQTQQSSQGSQNIIIETGHHQDQLNTRHTINVISQGGTYDEVVYEYSKSHSISLLYVALTRVTSLEGLFICNSQDNLRFYHGRRVDPSVSSLQQEFKRLSLNKFTTLQGLITEFINSRNKLTIYTLNCQSLRKHATDLQDSICQRSNFLLLTETWLPADESVDLPNFHCIAKFKRQNGRATGVAIYKNNNTSHITTFNMDLVIQNATEVHVSQTSIGDICTSHVKLEDGSELMMIVVYISPNKKINDIISFLHERLFPYSHRGSITFKTNKDKLPLILAGDFNVNFAKDESTPLITFLQEEFQLQINNNPREPTTRYGTTIDAVFIRYLDNVMSNTFVTYFSYHRPIVTVIPSSEATSNITITEVTD, encoded by the exons ATGTCTGACCATGATAATTTAGAGAGTGAAAGTGATCAGCCTCCTgcaaagaaagcaaaatcacACTATGACACACTATCAAGTCATCA aaCCCAACAATCATCACAGGGgtcacaaaatattattattgaaactgGACATCACCAAGATCAGTTAAACACAAGACATACTATTAATGTTAT ctcTCAAGGAGGTACATATGACGAGGTGGTCTATGAGTATAGTAAAAGTCATTCTATTTCATTACTTTACGTAGCTTTAACACGAGTAACAAGTCTTGAAGGATTGTTTATATGTAACAGTCAGgataatttaagattttatcaTGGAAGAAGAGTAGATCCATCAGTTTCAAGTTTACAGCAagaatttaaaagattatCTCTAAACAAATTTACTACATTGCAAGGACTGATCACTGAATTTATAAACTccagaaataaattaaccatttaTACTTTAAACTGCCAAAGTCTCAGAAAACATGCTACTGATTTACAAGATTCTATTTGTCAAAGGAGtaactttttattactaaCTGAAACATGGCTTCCTGCAGATGAATCAGTTGACTTAcctaattttcattgtatagCTAAATTTAAGAGACAAAATGGTAGAGCCACTGGAGTTgccatttataaaaacaacaatactTCACATATTACTACATTCAACATGGATTTAGTAATTCAAAATGCTACAGAAGTTCATGTCTCCCAAACATCTATTGGCGATATATGTACTTCACACGTTAAACTAGAAGATGGAAGTGAATTGATGATGATTGTTGTGTACATTTctcctaataaaaaaataaatgacatcatttcatttttacacgAGAGATTATTTCCGTACAGTCACAGAGGTTCAATAACTTTCAAAACCAATAAAGACAAACTACCATTGATTTTAGCTGGCgatttcaatgtaaattttgcAAAAGATGAATCAACGCCATTAATTACGTTTCTCCAAGAAGAATTTCAATtgcaaattaataacaatccaAGAGAACCTACCACCAGATACGGAACAACAATAGATGCTGTATTTATTAGATATCTTGATAATGTTATGTCCAATACTTTTGTAACATACTTCAGTTACCATCGACCAATTGTCACAGTAATACCGTCCTCAGAGGCAACATCGAATATAACTATTACCGAAGTCACTGATTGA
- the LOC123268347 gene encoding uncharacterized protein LOC123268347, which translates to MDGETSTINYKWHIFSLIIPKNTRICSYPFSTRKNLSFDISIGKGLQANAIDLQVRKSDSRQGSAVMSIELVKQNSVIPSDVLKRHKRDKFSSSIYQNESNNIYKLILKDNTTEKKELNDWREACTFNFSKFDIPPLINTFLHDCCIKDLIISCTITWRGFNKLEVQRIPPVLQPYFKADEFSDIVLVVDNHKLPAYKIILSAHSPYFHAMFTTDMKESKENRVEIQNFTVDLITEMLEFFYTNRTKATEDVESSEDVERSSADGSSC; encoded by the exons ATGGATGGTGAGACAAGCACAATAAACTATAAATGGCATATCTTCAGTCtgattattccaaaaaataccAGGATTTGCTCATATCCATTTTCTACACGAAAAAATCTTAGTTTTGATATCagt attggAAAAGGTCTTCAAGCTAATGCTATTGACTTACAAGTAAGAAAAAGTGATTCAAGACAAGGTAGCGCTGTTATGTCGATTGAATTGGTTAAACAAAATAGCGTTATACCGTCGGATGTACTAAAACGACATAAAAGAGATAAATTTAGTAGTTCTATATATCAAAAtgaatcaaataatatttataaattaatactcAAAGACAATAcgactgaaaaaaaagaactAAATGATTGGAGAGAGGCATGtactttcaatttttcaaaatttgatatcCCACCActtataaatacatttttacatGATTGTTGCATCAAggatttaattattagttgCACAATAACATGGCGTGGTTTCAACAAACTCGAGGTTCAAAGAATTCCTCCGGTGCTCCAGCCATATTTCAAAGCAGATGAATTTAGTGACATTGTTTTGGTAGTTGATAACCATAAGCTACCagcttataaaattattttatcggCGCACAGTCCATACTTTCATGCAATGTTTACCACAGACATGAAAGAAAGTAAAGAAAATCGCGTTGAGATTCAAAACTTCACTGTTGATCTAATCACTGAAATGCTAGAG tttttttatactaacaGAACAAAAGCTACTGAAGATGTCGAATCTTCTGAAGATGTCGAGAGAAGCTCTGCAGATGGTTCCAGTTGctga
- the LOC123269668 gene encoding peroxisomal biogenesis factor 6-like, whose translation MKVGDVDDLNGRYLISINDNKNDYPGQFIIGNLFYAKVKTYISKRPSGNFNDRFFIQYTKDRCTRTPIGRHTIGGMPKKIATYLDLPNINRYTGHCFRRSSATLLSNSGANMQMIKQLGRWRSDVIAQGYVENSLHNRQMIFNGIIQNETEVIPEPRPSTSTAEPDILYPQSVINNAQDATIDSQEETINAHEETVNPENSTINPEEANVNTEQETHEFESALIDLNWSDFEDDFTETDPKQTSIPTVVPTGFTTANQKPLFVPQKTQNQLIMNNNTNNNNNNNNNNNNNNNKNNKYKLPFTTKSGIKLSFLNHQTTSKPPPIKRKRHTENLNNQNNNNLDLTTKDHAFKFENCTFNNCVFNLTKCDCDKENIS comes from the exons ATGAAAGTTGGAGACGTAGACGATTTGAATGGGAGGTACTTAATATCTATCaatgacaataaaaatgattaccCTGGCCAATTTATTATTGGGAATCTCTTCTACGCTAAAGTTAAAACTTATATTTCCAAGAGACCATCTGGTAATTTCAATGACAGGTTTTTCATCCAATACACGAAAGACAGATGTACTCGAACTCCTATAGGACGTCATACTATAGGAGGAATGCCGAAAAAAATTGCGACTTATTTGGATCTGCCTAACATCAATAGATATACCGGCCACTGCTTTAGAAGATCATCTGCAACGCTTCTCTCGAACTCCGGCGCGAACATGCAGATGATCAAACAGCTAGGGAGATGGCGTTCAGATGTGATCGCCCAGGGCTACGTTGAAAATTCCTTACACAACAGGCAGATGATTTTCAATGGAATAATCCAGAATGAGACCGAGGTAATTCCTGAACCCCGACCATCAACCAGCACAGCAGAACCCGACATTTTATACCCTCAATCCGTAATTAATAATGCTCAAGACGCAACCATTGATTCCCAAGAAGAAACCATCAACGCTCATGAAGAAACTGTTAACCCCGAAAATTCAACGATTAATCCCGAAGAAGCGAATGTTAACACCGAACAAGAAACCCACGAGTTTGAATCAGCACTTATCGATTTAAATTGGTCAGATTTTGAGGATGATTTTACTGAAACGGACCCTAAACAAACTTCGA ttccAACCGTCGTACCCACTGGTTTTACTACAGCGAATCAAAAGCCACTTTTTGTGCCACAGAAGACTCAAAACCAactaataatgaataataatactaataataataataataataataataataataataataataacaataaaaataataaatataaattaccatTCACGACCAAATCAGggattaaattatcttttttaaatcatcagaCAACGAGCAAACCTCCGCCAATCAAGAGAAAAAGACATACTGAGAATTTAAATAaccaaaataataacaatctaGATTTAACAACGAAAGATCATGcctttaaatttgaaaactgTACGTTCAATAATTGcgtttttaatttgacaaaATGTGATTgtgataaagaaaatatttcttaa
- the LOC123268330 gene encoding poly(U)-specific endoribonuclease homolog: MIVSRSFISYILIFVVIISVFTEISQARRFKLSLGKIRSSGSRGGGSRGSGSRGSTSYSPPRPSASVYHPQVNHPPSISRPAPITYSSPPSKPATHLPSSPKDSSGALIHHETKSNSNPSSNPPWANPSYKPSALPVAPPKILPPNSASNIPKPSAPFASQPIIPKSVTPNQSNPPYPTGHSVEMPHVSKPNTNVNYHPNSAPTTPHQAPNLGNSYGHPPNYYPNNYHQPPPVYGAPPESHGGYAPPPPYSPVYHPPAGTPNYHPTYVHPPVYGGASSQPFVPGQNVVVVPGNSKGPGIGQLVKEAVIFSTVNAGVNAAINRVINGAPSHYYHNNPGYSPAYSAPTSSSVTNNTTIIYNNLPPPGQINAYPNINAGYDPNYNNQPNSFASNVSPSFPKNGNISLSIPNNSGGYNSPQSGSNVPVIFSPKFGGSNSSTAIPPNLSNQTSLYPTLSNLTENPNNAKDNYNATPTPVIPEIQYYITENELLNLTEHLFMKDEMNKLPKAYVLNFQKKVSNSSNIIDETSQPLIYVKREVYEYKTVQLVRELYENYQFNSTNKENVTEAVKEQERALINAISDTNVMKSVAQWLQEKYYVEPDNYEFKDTLRHIWFNRIDKSTSGFERIFMGEMYDGPSLLGVQNWIYYDFQEYQRNLNYLSFVDKIDLSANGSLVKINLELFGVLKPNITMLTGISPELEMALYTICFYARPNDICPVSLGGILFDLYTHNFRYFDKDVIDLGFIVF, from the exons ATGATCGTTTCAAGAAGCTTCATTagttacattttaattttcgttGTGATTATTTCAGTTTTCActg AAATAAGTCAAGCTCGAAGATTTAAATTAAGTCTTGGAAAAATTCGAAGCAGTGGTTCTCGAGGAGGTGGTTCTCGAGGAAGTGGTTCTCGAGGCAGTACCAGTTACAGTCCACCACGCCCATCAGCGTCAGTATATCACCCTCAAGTAAATCATCCACCATCAATTAGCCGACCAGCTCCAATCACTTATTCGTCTCCACCGAGTAAGCCAGCGACTCATTTGCCTTCTAGTCCAAAAGACAGTAGTGGAGCGTTAATACACCATGAAACCAAAAGTAATTCCAATCCATCATCTAATCCACCTTGGGCGAATCCGTCTTACAAACCTTCAGCACTACCTGTAGCACCTCCAAAAATTTTGCCTCCAAATTCAGCTTCAAATATTCCAAAGCCTTCGGCGCCATTCGCATCACAGCCGATAATTCCAAAAAGTGTTACTCCAAATCAATCAAATCCTCCATATCCAACAGGACATTCTGTGGAGATGCCTCATGTGTCTAAGCCAAATACAAATGTTAATTATCATCCTAATTCGGCTCCAACTACCCCTCATCAAGCTCCAAACCTTGGAAATAGTTACGGTCATCCACCAAATTACTATCCGAATAATTACCACCAACCACCTCCAGTTTATGGAGCACCGCCAGAAAGTCACGGAGGATACGCTCCACCACCTCCATACTCGCCTGTTTATCATCCACCAGCAGGTACGCCTAATTATCATCCGACTTATGTCCATCCTCCTGTTTACGGGGGCGCCAGTTCTCAACCATTTGTTCCTGGCCAGAATGTTGTGGTTGTACCGGGTAATTCCAAGGGTCCAGGAATAGGTCAGTTAGTTAAGGAAGCTGTCATTTTCTCAACTGTTAACGCTGGAGTCAATGCTGCAATTAATAGAGTTATTAACGGAGCACCGAgtcattattatcataataaccCTGGTTACAGTCCTGCTTACAGCGCTCCGACTTCTTCATCAGTTACCAATAACACGacgattatttataataatttacctcCTCCCGGACAGATTAATGCGTATCCTAATATTAATGCAGGTTATGAtccaaattataataatcaacCAAATAGTTTTGCTAGTAATGTTTCTCCAAGTTTTCCAAAGAATGGAAATATATCTCTCAGCATTCCGAATAATTCAGGAGGTTATAATTCACCACAAAGTGGTTCTAACGTacctgtaattttttcacctAAATTTGGTGGTTCAAATTCTAGTACAGCAATTCCGCCAAATTTAAGTAATCAAACAAGTTTGTATCCAACTCTCAGTAATCTTACTGAAAATCCTAATAATGCTAAGGATAATTACAATGCTACTCCAACTCCGGTTATTCCTGAAATACAATATTACATAACTGAAAATGAATTATTGAATTTGACGGAACATCTATTCATGAAGgatgaaatgaataaattaccCAAGGCCTATGTTCtcaatttccaaaaaaaagtgtcaaataGCTCAAACATAATCGACGAAACCAGTCAACC gTTGATTTATGTGAAGAGAGAAGTGTATGAATATAAAACGGTTCAGTTGGTTCGTGaactttatgaaaattatcagTTTAACTCTACGAATAAGGAAAACGTCACGGAAGCTGTCAAAGAACAAGAAAGAGCTTTGATAAACGCAATTTCTGATACGAACGTTATGAAATCAGTCGCTCAATGGctacaagaaaaatattacgTTGAGCCAGATAACTACGAGTTCAAGGATACTTTGAGACACATTTGGTTCAATAGAATAGACAAGTCGACTTCTGGATTCGAAAGGATTTTCATGGGCGAAATGTACGATGGTCCATCACTTCTTGGAGTGCAAAATTGGATCTACTATGATTTTCAAGAGTACCAGAGGAATCTCAACTACTTGTCCTTCGTGGATAAAATTGATCTGAGCGCa AATGGATCTTTGGTGAAAATTAATCTGGAGTTATTTGGTGTCCTGAAACCTAACATTACAATGTTGACTGGAATTTCGCCAGAGTTGGAGATGGCATTGTACACTATCTGTTTTTATGCTCGGCCGAATGATATTTGTCCAGTATCTCTAGGaggaattttatttgactTATACACTCATAATTTCCGGTACTTTGATAAGGATGTAATAGATCTTGGTTTTATCGTATTTTAA
- the LOC123268344 gene encoding uncharacterized protein LOC123268344, whose product MASMKQFDRCCNPFGLESHCKKIGLRPATDIMKEMFGLSNYYLLCSSCRKEAYKVVKQQTNTRDDPNVDSSDHEGNSSDSNENDDHFDSDSNTTATDLPLSLSFRSMSFDNEPKNSQPSSASQVSAATQLPVINHALQLLNQSPIPSRKLNDNQFLNNKINQISDSLKKVLLSSTDEDPVDDDGENFRALIKLLQDKFNDKETEKSLKIQILTLLPEQWSERRISETMNTSRHMSRVAKALVEEKALLSVPESKLGRKIADQVKLKVENFYNDDEYSAPMPGMKDFVSV is encoded by the exons ATGGCATCAATGAAGCAATTTGATCGATGTTGTAATCCTTTTGGGCTGGAGtctcattgtaaaaaaattggtttGCGTCCAGCGACTGACATTATGAAAGAAATGTTCGGAttgagtaattattatttattatgcagTTCATGTCGAAAAGAAGCTTATAAGGTAGTTAAACAACAAACAAATACTCGTGATGATCCTAATGTTGATTCAAGTGATCACGAAGGCAACTCTAGTGACAGTAATGAAAACGATGATCATTTTGATAGCGATAGTAATACAACTGCCACAGATCtaccattatcattatcattcc gttcTATGTCATTTGATAACGAACCAAAAAATTCACAACCAAGTTCGGCATCTCAAGTTAGCGCTGCAACTCAGTTACCTGTAATAAATCATGCATTACAGCTGTTAAATCAATCACCAATCCCATCAAGGAAATTAAAtgacaatcaatttttaaacaacaaaataaatcagatatcTGACAGCTTGAAAAAGGTTTTACTCTCTTCAACTGATGAAGACCCGGTCGATGATGATGGTGAAAATTTTCgcgctttaataaaattactgcaAGACAAATTTAACGATAAAGAAACggaaaaatcattgaaaatacagattttaacattattaccTGAACAATGGAGTGAAAGACGTATTTCTGAAACTATGAATACATCAAGACATATGTCAAGGGTAGCAAAAGCGTTGGTTGAAGAAAAAGCTCTACTTTCAGTACCTGAATCAAAATTAG GGAGAAAAATTGCAGATCAAGTGAAAttgaaagttgaaaatttttataatgatgaTGAGTACAGTGCTCCGATGCCAGGTATGAAAGATTTTGTTTCAGTTTGA
- the LOC123269669 gene encoding zinc finger BED domain-containing protein 4-like: MLRDLLTKVTNIVTFFRHSERATTELLSLQSNLPESKRLKLIQEVKTRWNSCFEMINRFIVLADHVGKVLLQVKMDKSSKAKPPNMITGDELESLIEVRDILSPLWRVTQEVCAEKNVTLSKCIPLIASLRKKTENFKPDTLIGRQLQKKLTQEIETKYGNIESVKLYACATLLDPRYKKCAFYSIRESARAITNVGDLVRIERNVASQATGSSAILDDDEVTTAIEAQVSSKDGNDDDDIWSYLDEAVNYSHSQADTDEAGGLPIQLRQYLSRPAVQRRQNPNPLVVWESIKYEYPHLYNVARKFLSIVATSVPCERLFSHAGLIANQLRSRLSPQHLNQLVFLRSVSEDMWDS, encoded by the exons ATGTTACGTGATCTGTTGACAAAAGTAACAAACATAGTAACTTTTTTTAGACACAGTGAGAGAGCTACAACTGAGTTGTTGTCATTACAAAGCAATTTACCAGAATCAAAGCGTCTTAAACTAATCCAAGAAGTGAAAACAAGATGGAATTCTTGTTTCGAAATGATTAATCGTTTCATTGTACTTGCCGATCATGTTGGCAAGGTACTCCTTCAGGTCAAAATGGATAAATCATCAAAAGCTAAGCCTCCTAATATGATTACAGGAGATGAACTCGAATCCTTAATTGAAGTTCGCGACATTTTAAGTCCTCTTTGGCGAGTTACGCAGGAAGTTTGCGCGGAAAAAAATGTTACATTAAGTAAATGTATCCCTTTGATTGCTAGTCTTAGGAAA aaaactgaaaatttcaagccAGATACTTTGATTGGGCGACAATTGCAAAAAAAACTTACTCAAGAAATTGAAACTAAATATGGGAACATTGAATCAGTCAAATTATATGCTTGCGCAACTCTTCTTGACCCCAGGTATAAAAAGTGCGCTTTCTATAGCATCCGAGAGTCTGCTCGTGCAATCACTAACGTTG GTGATCTGGTTAGGATTGAGAGAAATGTAGCATCACAGGCAACGGGATCTTCTGCAATACTTGACGATGATGAAGTTACTACAGCCATTGAAGCCCAAGTTTCTTCAAAAGATGgaaatgatgatgatgatatatGGTCATATTTGGATGAAGCTGTCAACTATAGTCATTCTCAAGCAGATACTGATGAAGCAGGTGGATTGCCGATACAGTTACGTCAGTATTTATCTCGCCCAGCTGTTCAACGAAGACAAAACCCTAATCCACTTGTCGTTTGGGAATCAATCAAATATGAATATCCTCATTTATATAATGTAGCGAGGAAGTTTCTATCAATTGTAGCAACTTCTGTACCCTGCGAAAGATTGTTTTCTCATGCTGGCCTGATTGCTAATCAATTAAGAAGTCGTTTATCGCCTCAGCACTTGAATCAACTTGTATTTCTAAGGTCAGTTAGTGAAGATATGTGGGATTCTTAA
- the LOC123268336 gene encoding odorant receptor Or2-like yields the protein MDKTTISHHASIKITRFCMTGIGMWTSENPRDKIISNIILSYTIATTIIALIVEGFDCYHCLGDLHAISYTAPCTITVIIELFKLTKFVINRSEVLAFNDYTYRTFWSITYNDSERRILDSCNNKSIKIIVVYIIILQLIAWEYLSIPIIESYGKNTSERSLPFNLWFTFFPFKETPYYEICFTLQSAATLSVCICATTFATFLFTINLYVTGQFKILQRRLETACQTKNIEKIESIKQIKLIVEESYTNLQKCIELHQLLILYIERIENLYCQIMLVQTLGSVLQICFSGFQILLGVDNSILRTMLSIVFLSGSISQLLLYSWSCHEIIVESLEVAEAAYRAYWYNLSWSKYGKSYRQALLIIIARSRRPCVLTVGKFVPVSLETFTSVFNTSLSYFTILRQMNEEIEDN from the exons ATGGATAAGACGACTATAAGCCACCACGCGTCAATTAAAATCACGCGTTTTTGTATGACCGGAATCGGTATGTGGACGTCGGAAAATCCTCGagacaaaattatttcaaatattattCTGAGTTACACTATTGCAACAACAATAATTGCACTTATTGTTGAAGGATTCGACTGTTATCATTGTTTAGGTGACTTACAC GCTATTTCTTACACAGCACCTTGTACAATTACTGTAATTATCGAGCTattcaagttgacaaaatTTGTTATCAACCGAAGTGAAGTGCTGGCTTTTAATGACTACACATATCGCACATTTTGGAGCATCACATACAACGATTCAGAGCGTAGAATTTTGGATAGTTGTAACAATAAAAGTATCAAGATAATAGtcgtttatattattatactaCAACTTATTGCTTGGGAATATTTGAGTATTCCAATAATCG aATCCTATGGAAAAAATACTTCTGAAAGAAGTTTACCTTTTAATTTatggtttacattttttccatttaaagAAACGCcttattatgaaatatgttTTACCTTACAA tcaGCAGCAACATTGAGTGTTTGTATCTGTGCAACAACATTCGCAACATTTTTATTCACAATAAACCTTTACGTTACTGGACAGTTCAAAATACTGCAACGAAGATTGGAAACAGCTtgtcaaactaaaaatattgaaaaaatagaatcaattaaacaaataaaattaattgttgaaGAATCGTATACTAACCTTCAGAAGTGCATCGAACTACATCAACTACTCATCCTGTATATTGAAAGAATAGAAAATCTATACTGCCAAATAATGTTGGTCCAAACACTGGGCAGCGTATTGCAGATCTGTTTCTCtggatttcaaattttattg GGAGTCGACAATTCAATTCTTCGAACGATGCTGAGTATAGTTTTTCTAAGTGGATCCATCAGCCAACTCCTTTTATACTCCTGGTCATGTCATGAGATCATCGTCGAGAGTCTAGAAGTCGCTGAAGCTGCTTATCGAGCGTACTGGTATAATTTGAGCTGGTCCAAGTATGGAAAGTCTTACAGACAAGCTTTGTTGATTATTATTGCGAGATCCAGGAGACCTTGTGTTCTGACTGTTGGAAAATTTGTACCTGTGTCTCTGGAAACATTTACTTCA GTGTTTAATACTTCGCTATCATACTTTACAATTTTACGCCAAATGAACGAAGAAATAGAAGATAATTGA
- the LOC123268339 gene encoding uncharacterized protein LOC123268339 has product MSKRIRSVNCCNPFNESHKKGVKDLRKFLDEDRWKFSDLDDTSMLCVRCRFRVKEYIPPASEEEEIISSQISVESLSISAEICTQGSSLSRTVSNFSDNLCDYNDHSLERFLKIPLIEKDRLYSEKNYGVKKLDESYAALENKFQSQFGIVPESTYRKINQDHCSMIAKVKKLYNAESDKSIKKKLLSILPDSWEVSRIASEFNCSRKMILNLKNDISESENVDLDSGEMTTNTLNPTKVPGNQPLKLDVKKLVIDFYESEENSKQLAGMKDFKSVKDCDGNRTRVQKKLILCNLKELYQSFKAQYNSVAIGFSKFASLRPTYCILAGSSGTHVVCVCTIHQNVKLILESTCVFDILYNCTKTSY; this is encoded by the exons ATGAGTAAACGTATACGGTCAGTAAATTGTTGTAATCCATTCAATGAGTCAC ataaaaaaggagttaaagatttaagaaaatttctcgACGAAGATCGTTGGAAATTTTCTGACTTAGATGACACTTCAATGTTATGTGTGCGTTGTCGATTCCGTGTCAAAGAATATATTCCGCCGGCATCAGAGGAAGAGGAAATTATTTCAAGTCAAATTAGTGTTGAAAGTCTGAGTATATCAGCTGAAATTTGTACTCAAGGAAGCAGTTTATCTCGAACTGTCAGTAATTTTAGCGACAATCTATGTGATTACAATGATCATTCTTTAgagcgatttttgaaaattcctcttattgaaaaagacag gttatattctgaaaaaaattatggagtaAAAAAACTTGATGAGAGCTATGCTGCCCTAGAGAATAAGTTCCAATCACAATTTGGAATAGTACCTGAATCTACCTACAGAAAGATTAATCAAGATCATTGTTCCATGATAGCTAAAGTGAAGAAATTATATAACGCTGAAAGtgacaa atcaataaaaaagaagcTGCTTTCAATTTTACCCGACAGTTGGGAAGTCAGTCGTATAGCATCTGAATTTAACTGTTCTCGAAAAATGATACTGaatcttaaaaatgatatcaGTGAATCTGAGAATGTTGATTTAGACTCTGGTGAAATGACTACTAATACTTTGAATCCCACAAAAGTTCCAGGCAATCAGCCGCTTAAGTTAGATGTAAAAAAACTtgtcattgatttttatgaaagcGAAGAAAACTCAAAACAATTAGCGGGCATGAAAGATTTTAAATCTGTGAAGGATTGTGATGGAAATCGAACTAGGgtacaaaaaaagttgattctttgtaatttaaaagaattgtaCCAAAGCTTCAAAGCGCAATATAATTCAGTGGCAATCGGATTTTCTAAATTCGCTAGTTTGAGGCCTACTTATTGTATTCTTGCTGGAAGTAGTGGTACACATGTCGTATGTGTTTGTACTATTCatcaaaatgtaaaattgatattaGAAAGTACTTGTGTATTTGACATTCTCTATAATTGTACTAAAACTAGTTATTAA